Proteins from a genomic interval of Yoonia sp. GPGPB17:
- a CDS encoding peroxidase-related enzyme (This protein belongs to a clade of uncharacterized proteins related to peroxidases such as the alkylhydroperoxidase AhpD.), translating to MTDQPTALDLPMADPLPEATQKYFDICQEKLGMVPNVLRAYAFDIDKLNAFTALYNDVMLADSGLSKLEREMIAVVVSSINKCYYCLTAHGAAVRQLSGDPKLGEMLVMNWRVADLDARQKAMLDFAEQMTVASAKIEEKDRDALRQVGFSDRDIWDIAAVAGFYNMSNRIASATDMRPNDEYHALAR from the coding sequence TTGACCGACCAACCCACCGCCCTTGATCTGCCTATGGCCGACCCGTTGCCTGAGGCAACACAGAAGTATTTCGATATCTGTCAGGAGAAGCTGGGGATGGTGCCCAATGTGCTGCGGGCCTACGCCTTTGACATCGACAAGCTGAATGCCTTTACCGCACTGTATAACGACGTGATGTTGGCTGATTCCGGACTGTCCAAACTGGAACGCGAAATGATCGCGGTTGTCGTGTCGTCCATCAACAAATGCTACTACTGTCTGACCGCGCATGGGGCGGCAGTGCGTCAGCTTTCTGGTGATCCCAAGCTTGGTGAGATGCTGGTGATGAACTGGCGCGTGGCTGATCTTGATGCGCGCCAGAAGGCCATGTTGGACTTTGCCGAACAGATGACGGTCGCCAGCGCGAAGATCGAAGAAAAAGACCGTGACGCGTTGCGGCAGGTCGGGTTTTCGGACCGCGATATCTGGGATATTGCCGCTGTCGCGGGTTTTTATAACATGAGCAACCGTATCGCCTCGGCCACGGATATGCGTCCTAACGACGAATACCACGCCCTCGCCCGATGA
- a CDS encoding GGDEF domain-containing protein, with amino-acid sequence MRLLAPRSWLGFIVRLVLLIGFVAAENILFARFFESLEQREMHSTSYYISHASLVGGPLIAIFLGVSVYQVRLQQKLWRLSRKDGLTGLNNRRTFFELAQKARTSHPTGVLLMLDADRFKSINDTYGHQVGDICLKSISYTLQRSLRKEDIVGRLGGEEFAFYLGGVSVETARVIGERLTKPISFKSDRDASLSVTLSIGAAQWQHNISIDAAFARADVALYQAKKNGRARLEVWDPQMLVDQQNAVADKASSASM; translated from the coding sequence ATGCGCCTGCTCGCACCGCGCAGTTGGCTGGGCTTTATCGTTCGCCTTGTGCTCTTGATCGGTTTTGTCGCCGCAGAGAACATTCTATTTGCGCGTTTCTTTGAAAGCCTTGAGCAACGTGAAATGCACTCTACATCATACTACATATCCCATGCCTCGCTTGTGGGGGGGCCGCTTATTGCGATTTTTCTTGGGGTGTCGGTCTATCAGGTGCGCCTGCAGCAGAAACTATGGCGATTGTCACGCAAGGACGGGCTGACCGGGTTGAACAACCGACGAACGTTCTTTGAACTTGCGCAAAAGGCGCGCACATCACATCCAACCGGTGTTTTGCTGATGCTGGATGCAGATCGATTTAAAAGTATTAATGATACCTATGGGCATCAGGTGGGTGATATTTGTTTGAAATCCATTTCCTACACCTTGCAACGGTCACTCCGTAAGGAAGATATCGTGGGGCGGCTCGGTGGTGAGGAATTCGCATTCTACCTTGGCGGCGTCAGCGTAGAAACCGCGCGGGTCATTGGCGAACGCCTGACCAAACCAATCTCTTTCAAAAGCGATAGAGACGCCAGCCTCTCTGTCACGCTTTCGATTGGCGCGGCACAATGGCAGCACAATATTTCGATTGATGCCGCGTTTGCACGGGCCGATGTTGCACTCTATCAAGCCAAAAAGAACGGCCGCGCCCGCTTAGAGGTGTGGGATCCGCAAATGCTGGTGGATCAACAGAATGCGGTGGCGGACAAAGCTAGTTCTGCGTCGATGTAA
- a CDS encoding LysR family transcriptional regulator, with translation MDRLTEMEAFATVVDQGGFTDAAKKMGISKSAVSKHVSSLEARLGARLLNRTTRRVSPTEIGLAYYDRARRVLNDAGEADALVTSMQSAPSGLLRISVATDFGVNHLSPVLGDFLTEFPDITVNMALNNRYVELISEGFDMAVRIGELEDSTLRARKLTDTTKRMIASPAYFEQYGRPEKIDDLNEHKLLHYSNQANSAVWKLTAPSGEKRQVRTAGWLTVNDGQSLLNACIGGLGIAYLPSFLYADAMQNGLVEEAIPDLPVETQGIYAVYPPGRFTQPKVRAFIDFLAHAFADKGPDIW, from the coding sequence ATGGATCGCCTGACGGAAATGGAGGCCTTTGCCACTGTGGTGGATCAAGGCGGCTTTACAGATGCGGCCAAGAAGATGGGAATTTCCAAATCTGCTGTTTCCAAACACGTCTCCTCGCTTGAGGCCCGTCTTGGCGCCCGCCTGCTGAATAGAACCACGCGCCGCGTCAGCCCAACAGAAATTGGCCTAGCCTATTATGACCGCGCCCGTCGTGTGCTGAACGATGCAGGCGAAGCCGATGCACTGGTCACTTCGATGCAATCTGCACCGTCCGGCCTGCTACGCATCAGCGTCGCAACGGATTTTGGCGTGAATCACCTCTCGCCCGTACTGGGTGACTTCTTGACCGAGTTTCCCGACATCACCGTGAATATGGCTCTGAACAACCGTTATGTTGAACTTATCTCAGAAGGGTTTGACATGGCTGTGCGCATTGGCGAGCTGGAAGACAGCACTTTGCGCGCCCGCAAACTGACGGACACAACAAAGCGTATGATCGCAAGCCCCGCCTATTTTGAGCAGTATGGCCGCCCCGAAAAGATTGATGACCTGAACGAACACAAGCTGCTGCATTATTCCAATCAGGCCAACTCGGCGGTCTGGAAACTGACTGCACCCTCGGGCGAAAAACGTCAGGTGCGTACCGCTGGCTGGTTGACCGTAAATGACGGCCAGTCGCTGTTGAATGCTTGCATTGGTGGTCTGGGCATCGCCTATCTTCCCAGTTTTCTTTATGCAGACGCCATGCAGAATGGCCTGGTTGAAGAAGCCATCCCTGATTTGCCGGTTGAGACTCAAGGCATTTATGCGGTCTACCCGCCGGGTCGCTTTACGCAGCCAAAGGTCCGGGCGTTCATTGACTTTCTGGCGCATGCCTTTGCCGACAAGGGCCCAGATATCTGGTAA
- a CDS encoding fatty acid desaturase — translation MEASFSRRKLLTPTELRALSERSDLRGGLQMTSHMGAIVIVGVLHAQAMGTGWVWVTGLALGVLLNFLYAAQHELSHATVFKTRKLNEVFGRIIGFIQVFPRDFDQIMHFAHHQYTQDWERDGELVREPYTLTTYLLWLSGITYWRNRIFGVIRRATGTIIEPFIRAEQEARVIKESRIHLAGYALIALVSIITGSWAALTFWIIPMVLTKPIHQMQNTIEHLGLSHENDIMENTRSTRANALQNWLCWQMPYHTAHHTFPAVPFWKLRELNDRIEEKAGEVHRMGWLEFQVEVIQKLMAKDESQYPMDEVWIIPRSGGRVTRMPAE, via the coding sequence ATGGAAGCGAGCTTTTCCCGGCGCAAGTTACTGACACCAACTGAACTGCGGGCTTTGTCAGAACGCTCTGACCTACGAGGTGGGCTGCAAATGACCAGCCATATGGGCGCGATTGTCATCGTCGGCGTCCTGCATGCGCAAGCGATGGGCACCGGTTGGGTCTGGGTCACAGGCCTTGCTTTGGGCGTTTTGTTGAACTTTCTTTATGCCGCACAGCATGAACTGTCGCATGCCACCGTCTTCAAAACCCGCAAACTGAATGAGGTCTTCGGCCGTATCATCGGTTTCATCCAAGTCTTCCCGCGTGACTTCGACCAGATCATGCATTTTGCCCACCACCAATATACGCAAGACTGGGAACGGGACGGAGAACTGGTCCGCGAACCCTATACGCTGACAACCTATCTGCTTTGGCTTAGCGGGATCACCTATTGGCGCAACCGCATCTTTGGTGTGATCCGCCGTGCAACGGGCACCATTATTGAACCGTTCATTCGGGCCGAGCAAGAGGCAAGGGTGATCAAAGAAAGCCGTATACATCTGGCGGGTTACGCGCTGATTGCGCTGGTCTCAATAATCACCGGCTCGTGGGCGGCGCTGACATTCTGGATTATCCCGATGGTCCTGACCAAACCAATCCACCAGATGCAGAACACAATTGAGCATCTGGGCCTGAGCCACGAAAACGACATCATGGAAAACACCCGCTCGACACGGGCCAACGCCCTGCAAAACTGGCTTTGCTGGCAGATGCCTTACCATACGGCACACCACACGTTCCCTGCGGTACCGTTCTGGAAACTCCGCGAGTTGAACGACCGGATCGAAGAAAAGGCGGGCGAGGTCCACCGCATGGGCTGGCTCGAATTTCAGGTCGAAGTGATCCAGAAACTCATGGCCAAGGACGAAAGTCAGTACCCAATGGACGAAGTCTGGATCATCCCGCGCAGCGGTGGCCGCGTGACACGGATGCCAGCAGAGTGA
- a CDS encoding fasciclin domain-containing protein, with protein sequence MNRRFAIKSTFLAAGVAIAAACAPMMDKEPDIVDIAASNGSFNTLVAAVTAAGLVDTLKSEGPFTVFAPTDEAFAALPAGTVDSLLLPENKDQLTAILTYHVVPGAVTSDQLAGQRLSVATVNGADVHIDGRNGVKVEDANVTTADIIASNGVIHVIDSVLLP encoded by the coding sequence CTGGCGTTGCCATTGCCGCCGCTTGTGCGCCGATGATGGACAAGGAACCCGACATCGTCGATATCGCTGCCTCCAACGGCAGCTTTAACACATTGGTTGCAGCCGTCACGGCCGCTGGCCTTGTCGACACACTCAAGAGCGAAGGTCCATTCACCGTCTTCGCACCAACCGACGAAGCGTTTGCTGCCTTGCCAGCCGGTACGGTCGACAGTCTGCTGCTGCCAGAGAACAAGGATCAGTTGACAGCGATCCTGACATACCACGTTGTCCCCGGTGCGGTCACATCTGACCAGCTGGCTGGTCAGCGTCTGAGCGTTGCAACCGTGAACGGCGCCGACGTGCATATTGACGGGCGCAACGGCGTGAAAGTCGAAGATGCAAACGTCACCACAGCGGACATCATCGCCTCAAACGGCGTGATCCACGTGATCGACAGCGTGCTGCTGCCATAG
- a CDS encoding sugar phosphate isomerase/epimerase family protein produces MRQLKVYTSLWAMQPHDQSGVKLPHDQVCEMVAEAGFDGMAIDLGASDVAVAHAVRPHMEANGLTPLIVAFPKTIESLEDTLYMAADFGAPFVDVIGQVMPIALDDMVPVVETWIGMAHRIGIPVQFETHRNCITNDLYTTLQLLDRIPEMRICADLSHYVVDREFWFPLSDHDMGLMSRILQRSDSFQGRVASRQQIQLQLDFPQHQKWVELFKGWWREGLADWRARNASGDCIFVCELGPPEYAMTGADGREMSNRWEEAQVIKGWVREIWDELGGDD; encoded by the coding sequence GTGAGGCAACTAAAGGTCTACACATCGCTCTGGGCAATGCAGCCGCATGACCAGAGCGGCGTGAAACTGCCGCACGATCAGGTTTGCGAAATGGTCGCCGAGGCCGGTTTTGACGGCATGGCGATTGATCTGGGCGCGTCAGATGTAGCCGTTGCCCATGCGGTCAGACCACATATGGAGGCGAATGGCCTCACGCCGCTTATAGTAGCTTTCCCCAAGACAATCGAAAGCCTTGAAGACACGCTGTACATGGCCGCCGACTTTGGCGCGCCCTTTGTCGATGTGATCGGGCAAGTGATGCCCATAGCATTAGATGATATGGTGCCGGTGGTTGAGACATGGATAGGTATGGCCCATAGGATTGGCATACCGGTTCAGTTCGAAACACACCGCAACTGCATCACCAACGACCTTTACACGACATTGCAATTGCTTGATCGCATCCCCGAGATGCGGATCTGCGCCGACCTGTCACATTATGTCGTCGACCGCGAGTTCTGGTTTCCTTTGTCCGATCACGACATGGGGCTGATGAGCCGCATCCTGCAACGCTCTGACAGCTTTCAGGGCCGGGTCGCGTCGCGACAGCAAATCCAACTGCAACTGGACTTCCCCCAACACCAAAAATGGGTGGAGCTGTTCAAAGGCTGGTGGCGCGAGGGACTGGCGGATTGGCGCGCGCGGAACGCATCAGGCGACTGCATCTTTGTCTGTGAGCTTGGGCCACCTGAATACGCAATGACCGGGGCCGATGGGCGTGAGATGTCAAACCGCTGGGAAGAGGCGCAGGTGATCAAAGGTTGGGTGCGCGAGATTTGGGATGAACTGGGCGGGGACGACTAG
- the sfsA gene encoding DNA/RNA nuclease SfsA produces MEFATPLVPARLIKRYKRFLADVRLEDGREVTAHCANPGSMMGLAEPGTKVWLEPNSDPKKKLKFGWRLVDHENGHFTGVDTSVPNRALRAALMGHHVQGLPAYDLVRPEVKYGENSRIDFLLSGNGPDTYVEVKSVTLSRQPGLAEFPDSVTARGAKHLAELARMVAGGHRAIMFYLVQRTDCDAVTLASDIDPAYKAAFDSATAAGVTVLAQSCMISPAAITLGRTIPFRP; encoded by the coding sequence ATGGAATTTGCCACGCCTCTTGTCCCCGCCCGCCTGATCAAAAGATACAAACGCTTTCTGGCCGATGTGCGGTTGGAAGATGGGCGTGAAGTGACTGCGCATTGCGCCAACCCCGGTTCGATGATGGGCTTGGCGGAACCGGGGACAAAGGTGTGGTTAGAACCCAATAGCGACCCCAAAAAGAAGCTCAAATTCGGCTGGCGTTTGGTTGACCACGAGAATGGGCACTTTACGGGCGTCGATACGTCGGTCCCGAACCGAGCCCTCAGGGCCGCGTTGATGGGACATCATGTTCAGGGGCTGCCTGCCTATGATCTGGTGCGACCAGAGGTCAAGTACGGTGAGAACAGCCGCATTGACTTTTTGCTGAGTGGGAATGGACCTGATACCTATGTTGAAGTGAAAAGCGTGACCCTGTCTCGCCAACCGGGGTTGGCAGAGTTCCCCGATAGCGTGACCGCTCGTGGGGCCAAGCATCTGGCAGAACTTGCGCGGATGGTGGCGGGTGGACACCGTGCGATCATGTTCTACCTCGTGCAGCGCACAGATTGTGATGCCGTCACTTTGGCAAGTGACATTGACCCCGCCTACAAAGCCGCTTTTGACAGCGCAACAGCAGCGGGCGTGACCGTTCTTGCGCAATCCTGTATGATAAGTCCGGCGGCGATCACTCTTGGCCGTACTATCCCGTTCCGACCCTAG
- a CDS encoding NAD(P)-dependent oxidoreductase: MTRRFARLGHPAHRFCPASWTPLSNLFGLSRGHIATSLFSRGDRDLSKRRHRINQESEMAKENIGFIGVGLMGHGMAKNMLSAGHAVTVIAHRSRTSVEDLISHGAKEADNLVALAEASDIIHICAPGSPQVEAIIAGLMPGLRKGCIIVDCSTSDPTSTERLATMLDGKGCCLVDAPLGGTPVQAEAGALSTMVGAPDDVFARIKPVIDCWAATVVHLGPTGLGHKMKLINNFLSMGYAAMYAEAMALGRKVGISVDQFDSVIRGSRMDCGFYQTFMGYALEGNTEAHKFTLNNAYKDTRYLAKMADDASVANPVGTAIKNSFAAAVNMGGDGAEDYVPHLVDYIARLNGLPPGKD, translated from the coding sequence TTGACGCGACGCTTTGCGCGGTTGGGTCACCCTGCCCATCGGTTTTGCCCAGCGTCGTGGACACCATTGTCAAACCTGTTCGGTCTTTCTCGCGGGCACATCGCCACTTCCCTTTTCTCTCGCGGGGATAGAGATTTAAGCAAACGGCGACATCGGATAAATCAGGAGAGTGAAATGGCGAAAGAGAACATAGGTTTCATCGGTGTTGGGCTGATGGGCCACGGTATGGCCAAGAACATGTTGTCCGCCGGTCATGCTGTCACCGTGATCGCACACCGCAGTCGTACCTCTGTTGAGGATCTCATCTCTCATGGCGCGAAAGAGGCAGACAACCTCGTCGCATTGGCAGAGGCCTCTGATATCATCCATATCTGCGCGCCCGGCTCTCCCCAGGTTGAGGCCATTATCGCTGGGCTGATGCCGGGCCTGCGCAAGGGCTGCATTATTGTGGACTGTTCGACCTCAGACCCCACCTCAACCGAAAGGCTGGCAACCATGCTGGACGGGAAAGGGTGCTGCCTTGTTGATGCCCCGCTTGGCGGCACACCGGTGCAGGCCGAGGCGGGGGCGCTCAGCACGATGGTGGGTGCGCCAGATGACGTCTTTGCGCGGATCAAACCCGTGATTGACTGTTGGGCGGCAACCGTTGTGCATCTGGGGCCAACCGGGCTGGGCCACAAAATGAAGCTGATCAACAACTTTCTGTCGATGGGCTATGCCGCGATGTACGCTGAGGCGATGGCGCTTGGGCGCAAGGTCGGTATCAGCGTAGATCAGTTCGACAGCGTGATCCGTGGGTCACGGATGGACTGCGGGTTCTATCAAACCTTCATGGGCTACGCCCTTGAGGGGAATACCGAAGCGCATAAATTCACGCTGAACAACGCCTATAAGGATACAAGATATCTGGCGAAGATGGCGGATGATGCGTCAGTGGCGAACCCTGTTGGAACCGCGATCAAGAATTCCTTTGCCGCTGCCGTCAACATGGGTGGCGATGGGGCCGAAGACTATGTGCCGCATCTTGTGGACTACATTGCACGGCTGAACGGACTGCCACCCGGAAAGGACTGA
- the map gene encoding type I methionyl aminopeptidase: METNTAQLTKDGIRLYEAGDFAGMTKAGALAAQILDDIAEHVFPGQTTGELDRLITQWVDEAGAVSATIGYKGYQHASCISVNHVVCHGIPGDKRLKDGDILNIDVTVIVDGWFGDTSRMYVAGNLPRKAERLIQVTHDALMKGIEAAKPGNTFGDIGHAIQLYAESHRMSVVRDFCGHGLGRVFHAPPNVLHYGRPGTGARLEEGMFFTIEPMINLGRPETKVLADDWTAVTRDKSLSAQFEHSIGITADGCEIFTLSPGGKFHPTYG, encoded by the coding sequence TTGGAAACGAATACCGCGCAGCTGACCAAAGATGGCATCCGGCTTTATGAGGCAGGCGACTTTGCTGGCATGACAAAGGCGGGCGCTTTGGCCGCGCAAATCCTCGATGATATTGCAGAACATGTCTTTCCCGGCCAGACCACTGGTGAGCTGGACCGTTTGATCACACAATGGGTTGATGAGGCTGGTGCCGTATCGGCGACCATCGGCTACAAGGGCTATCAGCATGCCAGCTGTATCTCGGTAAACCATGTCGTGTGTCACGGCATCCCCGGTGATAAGAGGCTGAAGGATGGCGATATCCTGAATATTGATGTCACGGTTATTGTGGATGGCTGGTTTGGCGACACGAGCCGCATGTATGTGGCAGGCAACCTGCCGCGGAAAGCAGAGCGTCTGATCCAAGTGACCCATGATGCCCTCATGAAGGGGATCGAGGCTGCGAAGCCCGGCAATACCTTCGGAGATATCGGTCACGCGATCCAGCTTTATGCGGAAAGCCACCGGATGTCTGTTGTCCGTGATTTCTGCGGGCATGGTTTGGGCCGCGTATTCCACGCCCCGCCGAACGTCCTGCACTATGGTCGCCCCGGAACGGGTGCGCGGCTTGAGGAAGGCATGTTCTTTACAATTGAACCGATGATCAATCTGGGCCGTCCTGAAACCAAGGTTTTGGCCGATGACTGGACGGCGGTCACCCGCGATAAATCTCTGTCTGCGCAGTTCGAGCATTCGATCGGGATCACTGCAGACGGGTGCGAGATATTTACGCTGTCGCCAGGGGGCAAGTTTCACCCCACATATGGCTAA
- a CDS encoding GNAT family N-acetyltransferase, whose translation MTFPTAQKLYAVIDGTWPSSAKQALGPWTIRIDGSGSSRVSAATAEQLVTDADIPQAEEAMRAAGQVPLFMIREGEAALDDLLRARGYVIKDPVNMYAAPIAKIATERPPPVTSFEVWPPLAAQIELWAEGGIGAGRLAVMDRAREPKTTLLGRSHDRPAGTVYVGIAADCAMIHALEIGTKLRRQGLARHLTQAAAFWAQDNGADYLTLVTTQANTGANALYSSLGMTLVGHYHYRTLPE comes from the coding sequence ATGACCTTCCCAACGGCCCAAAAGCTCTACGCCGTGATTGATGGCACTTGGCCGTCCTCTGCCAAACAGGCCCTGGGCCCCTGGACCATTCGCATAGATGGCAGTGGCAGCAGCCGGGTGAGTGCTGCAACAGCAGAACAGCTGGTCACGGATGCCGACATCCCCCAGGCTGAAGAAGCGATGCGCGCGGCAGGGCAGGTCCCTCTTTTCATGATCCGCGAAGGCGAGGCGGCGTTGGATGATCTGCTGCGCGCGCGCGGCTACGTGATCAAAGACCCGGTCAATATGTATGCCGCCCCAATCGCAAAGATTGCGACTGAACGGCCCCCGCCCGTGACAAGCTTTGAGGTCTGGCCACCTCTTGCGGCGCAGATCGAGCTTTGGGCTGAAGGCGGCATCGGTGCGGGCAGGCTTGCGGTGATGGATCGGGCGCGGGAACCGAAAACCACTCTGCTCGGACGGTCGCATGACCGGCCCGCTGGGACGGTCTATGTCGGGATCGCGGCGGACTGCGCCATGATCCATGCGCTTGAAATCGGCACAAAACTCCGACGCCAAGGTCTTGCAAGGCATCTGACGCAGGCCGCGGCCTTTTGGGCGCAAGACAACGGGGCCGACTATCTGACCCTGGTCACGACACAAGCCAATACCGGCGCAAACGCGCTCTACTCTTCCCTCGGCATGACGCTTGTGGGACACTACCATTACAGGACTTTGCCGGAGTGA
- a CDS encoding competence/damage-inducible protein A: protein MPNPTAAMLVIGDEILSGRTRDANMHYLAGQLTERGIDLKEVRVVSDDRDAIVTATQALSSAYDHVFTSGGIGPTHDDITADCIAAAFDAHISVRDDARALLQAHYDRSGLELNEARLRMARIPDGATLIDNPVSTAPGFSLQNVHVMAGVPSVFKAMVASILPTLTGGAPLLSRTLRLMIGEGDIAGPLGKFADAFPDLSVGSYPFQQDGTYGCNIVVRGCDAALLDVAMTTLEAQFSG from the coding sequence ATGCCTAACCCGACCGCCGCAATGCTTGTGATAGGCGATGAAATCCTTTCTGGGCGGACACGGGATGCAAACATGCACTATCTTGCGGGTCAACTGACCGAGCGGGGGATCGACCTGAAAGAGGTCCGCGTGGTCAGTGATGATCGCGACGCGATTGTCACAGCGACCCAAGCGCTCTCCTCCGCTTACGATCACGTCTTCACCAGTGGGGGCATCGGGCCAACACATGATGACATTACCGCCGACTGCATCGCCGCCGCATTTGATGCGCACATCAGCGTCCGCGATGATGCAAGGGCGCTGCTACAGGCCCACTATGACCGCTCGGGGTTGGAACTGAACGAAGCCCGTTTGCGCATGGCGCGGATTCCGGACGGGGCGACACTGATTGACAACCCGGTCAGCACGGCACCGGGGTTCAGCCTGCAGAACGTCCACGTCATGGCGGGGGTTCCGTCCGTGTTCAAGGCGATGGTAGCCAGTATCCTGCCAACCCTGACCGGCGGTGCGCCACTTTTGTCGCGGACGTTACGCCTGATGATCGGCGAAGGTGATATCGCCGGGCCATTGGGCAAGTTCGCCGACGCCTTTCCGGATCTTTCCGTGGGGTCTTATCCCTTCCAGCAAGACGGCACCTACGGCTGCAATATTGTCGTGCGTGGCTGTGATGCGGCGCTGCTGGACGTGGCCATGACAACGCTCGAGGCCCAGTTTTCGGGATGA
- a CDS encoding OmpA family protein, protein MIRICAVMVCVACGAAQAQTLDFPSNANLQAEVVRADDSYVLPMDIWDRGEMPTKVVEGRVTQQAWRIAARSLTTLQLVRPLREQLRNDRYRIIFECQTEACGGFDFRFGVETLPPPEMRINVGDFRFLAAERLGTDGPEYVSLLTSRTREAGFVLVTHVRPPTEEPAPIAQADADPVRAFGATPGAAFADQLETTGRAVLEGLSFETGSAQLSDGEYASLQALSDYLQAAPQRTIALVGHTDSSGALDANIALSKRRAASVLERLVSNYGVSRGQLEAEGMGYLAPIASNLEEAGREANRRVEVIITSTQN, encoded by the coding sequence ATGATCCGCATTTGCGCTGTCATGGTGTGTGTCGCGTGTGGTGCGGCACAGGCGCAAACGCTGGATTTTCCCAGCAATGCCAACTTGCAGGCTGAAGTTGTACGCGCCGATGACAGCTATGTTTTGCCGATGGATATCTGGGATCGCGGTGAGATGCCCACCAAAGTGGTCGAAGGCCGCGTGACCCAACAAGCCTGGCGGATCGCAGCCCGGTCACTGACGACCTTGCAACTTGTACGCCCTTTGCGTGAACAACTGCGCAATGATCGTTATCGTATCATCTTTGAATGTCAGACCGAGGCTTGCGGTGGTTTTGACTTCCGTTTTGGTGTCGAAACCCTGCCGCCGCCGGAAATGCGCATTAACGTTGGTGATTTCCGGTTTCTTGCGGCCGAACGGCTGGGGACGGACGGCCCCGAATACGTCAGCCTATTGACCAGCCGCACACGTGAGGCTGGCTTTGTCTTGGTTACCCACGTTCGACCCCCGACAGAAGAGCCTGCACCAATTGCCCAGGCCGATGCGGACCCCGTGCGTGCATTCGGCGCAACGCCCGGTGCAGCATTTGCTGATCAACTTGAAACGACTGGACGCGCGGTGCTCGAAGGTCTGAGCTTTGAAACCGGGTCCGCGCAACTGTCCGATGGGGAATATGCCTCGCTTCAGGCCTTGTCCGATTACCTGCAGGCGGCACCGCAGCGCACGATCGCCCTTGTGGGACACACGGACTCGTCCGGCGCGCTGGATGCCAATATCGCCTTGTCCAAGCGACGGGCCGCATCGGTACTGGAGCGGTTGGTTAGCAACTACGGCGTTAGTCGCGGACAATTGGAAGCCGAGGGCATGGGGTATCTCGCACCTATTGCATCCAATCTGGAAGAAGCCGGGCGCGAGGCCAATCGGCGGGTCGAGGTGATTATTACATCGACGCAGAACTAG